The proteins below are encoded in one region of Huiozyma naganishii CBS 8797 chromosome 7, complete genome:
- the RBL2 gene encoding Rbl2p (similar to Saccharomyces cerevisiae RBL2 (YOR265W); ancestral locus Anc_8.714): MAPTQLEIKVKALQRLVKEHSYYQQELKDQKSHVDAMQKDPQVDSYDLKKQVEVLQDTERLLPTLYKKIGEFKENLEQYVASYDGSEPTEEAKQATTKATELLASVKN, translated from the coding sequence ATGGCGCCCACTCAACTGGAAATTAAGGTTAAGGCTCTGCAAAGATTGGTGAAGGAGCACTCTTACTACCAGCAGGAGCTAAAGGACCAGAAATCGCACGTGGATGCGATGCAGAAGGACCCTCAGGTGGATTCGTATgacttgaagaaacaggtgGAGGTGTTACAGGATACTGAGAGGCTGCTGCCAAcgctgtacaagaagatcGGCGAGTTTAAGGAGAATTTGGAGCAGTACGTTGCCAGTTACGACGGGTCTGAGCCAACGGAAGAGGCAAAGCAAGCCACCACTAAAGCTACTGAGCTGTTGGCGTCGGTCAAAAACTAA
- the HRK1 gene encoding putative serine/threonine protein kinase HRK1 (similar to Saccharomyces cerevisiae HRK1 (YOR267C); ancestral locus Anc_8.716), whose product MPLLSKNLFHHNAQSAGGESDPTGSGQHTPPLLKRSSKSFLSFMSRKPSIDSIKSDKSVESSYVMNPATHPAGSHNVSSIDSGHSSPRDHHHQQHAHHQLHPGHQLPHGGHGHPQQQQQNHPGNELHSNISPKPSHSMSELKRFFRSSKKSVANLHLLTTTNTSATNASSTQQQQQQQHHPHQHHGDHPPTDHHPYSTTTLNLNAHYMNPNDHKSHTQSAIPPSTDSVLSLSNTINIYHDDTILAQKYGRLGKMLGSGAGGSVKVLVRPTDGATFAVKEFRPRKSSESIKQYAKKCTAEFCIGSSLHHPNVVQTIDIFSDFNQNKYFQVMEYLPVDFFAVVMTGLMSRGEINCCFKQIAQGVRYLHSMGLAHRDLKLDNCCMNGNGILKLIDFGSAVVFRYPFENTITMAHGIVGSDPYLAPEVITSTKSYDPECVDIWSMGIIFCCMMLKRFPWKAPKLTDDNFKLYSMPDDFPHDYSQSAKHHEHLLKERREKREGVPADVGHRPPTAVTQQGVNKIPTPPKDAVEPKEDGDFVKNEEDQEEQEQEENDNDDNDSTKSTDKDKTKAPAKETKTTVTPATTQSVIDQQPRGNVIPKVQAPPAHQGDNQDEKSIVSTKTQVTKTSSHPQSGKPHHHKKVIHGPYRLLRLLPHASRPILSKILDLDPQKRATMIDIFDDEWFDDISYCTIDMKNNTVRAPGHHHTIVKDDKTYKV is encoded by the coding sequence TTCCACCATAATGCACAGAGTGCGGGCGGCGAATCGGACCCGACCGGGTCCGGGCAGCACACCCCGCCGCTGCTGAAACGCAGCTCCAAATCGTTTTTGAGCTTCATGAGCAGGAAACCAAGTATAGACTCCATCAAGAGCGACAAATCGGTGGAGTCCTCGTACGTCATGAACCCGGCAACACACCCGGCGGGGTCCCACAACGTCTCGAGTATAGATAGCGGGCACTCCTCGCCAAGAgatcaccatcaccaacaACATGCTCACCACCAACTGCACCCGGGGCACCAACTGCCGCATGGGGGGCATGGTCACccgcagcaacagcagcaaaatCATCCAGGGAACGAACTGCACTCGAATATATCTCCAAAACCGTCGCATTCCATGTCCGAATTGAAACGGTTCTTCAGGTCTTCTAAGAAGTCCGTCGCGAATTTGCACCTGTTGACCACGACGAATACCTCCGCTACTAACGCCTCCTCCacccaacaacaacaacaacaacaacaccacCCCCATCAACATCATGGAGACCACCCTCCTACGGACCACCACCCTTATTCCACCACCACTTTGAATCTAAACGCACACTATATGAACCCTAACGACCATAAATCGCACACCCAATCAGCGATCCCGCCAAGCACAGACTCAGTGCTGTCTTTATCGAACACGATAAATATCTACCATGACGATACGATATTGGCCCAGAAGTACGGGAGACTCGGGAAGATGCTGGGTTCCGGTGCAGGCGGGTCTGTGAAGGTGCTGGTGCGCCCCACGGACGGGGCCACTTTTGCAGTCAAGGAGTTCCGCCCGAGGAAATCAAGCGAGTCCATCAAGCAGTACGCCAAAAAATGTACCGCTGAGTTCTGCATTGGCTCCTCGTTGCACCACCCAAACGTCGTGCAAACAATAGACATTTTCTCGGACTTCAACCAGAACAAGTACTTCCAAGTCATGGAGTACTTACCGGTAGATTTTTTCGCAGTCGTGATGACAGGGCTCATGTCCCGTGGGGAGATCAACTGCTGTTTCAAACAGATTGCCCAGGGGGTTAGGTACTTGCACTCCATGGGGCTCGCACACCGCGACTTGAAACTGGATAACTGTTGCATGAACGGGAACGGGATCTTGAAATTGATCGATTTCGGGTCCGCTGTCGTGTTCAGGTACCCCTTCGAGAACACGATCACTATGGCCCACGGAATCGTCGGTTCGGACCCGTATTTGGCCCCGGAGGTCATCACCTCGACCAAATCGTACGACCCAGAGTGTGTCGATATCTGGTCGATGGGGATCATTTTCTGCTGCATGATGCTGAAACGGTTCCCCTGGAAGGCACCGAAACTCACGGACGACAACTTCAAGCTGTACTCCATGCCAGACGATTTCCCACACGACTACTCTCAGTCTGCTAAACACCACGAACACTTGCTGAAGGAGCGCCGcgagaagagagaaggtGTTCCTGCAGATGTAGGGCACAGACCACCAACGGCAGTGACACAACAAGGTGTGAATAAGATCCCAACGCCACCTAAGGATGCCGTGGAACCAAAAGAGGACGGTGACTTTGTAAagaatgaagaagatcaagaagaacaagaacaagaagaaaatgacaATGATGATAATGACTCCACTAAGTCCACCGATAAGGACAAAACGAAAGCTCCAGCAAAGGAAACGAAAACTACCGTGACACCGGCAACTACACAATCGGTTATTGACCAACAACCCCGGGGAAATGTCATACCGAAAGTGCAAGCTCCCCCCGCACACCAGGGGGACAACCAAGACGAAAAGTCTATTGTCTCGACCAAGACGCAGGTGACGAAAACATCGTCACACCCACAAAGCGGGAAACCTCACCACCACAAGAAGGTCATCCACGGGCCATACAGACTGCTGAGGTTGCTTCCTCACGCATCAAGACCCATTTTGTCCAAGATTCTGGATCTGGATCCACAGAAGAGGGCAACGATGATCGATATCTTTGATGACGAGTGGTTTGACGATATCTCATATTGTACTATCGACATGAAGAACAACACCGTGCGGGCACCGGGACACCACCACACTATTGTGAAGGACGACAAGACGTACAAAGTATGA
- the HNT3 gene encoding DNA 5'-adenosine monophosphate hydrolase (similar to Saccharomyces cerevisiae HNT3 (YOR258W); ancestral locus Anc_8.707), with product MAWMDALNRYREHPERYVAHGDGDDDLPVLYFDSDAVVLRDMFPKATVHLLVIPRPAEITFRHPAVALTREVQDTIQLAIQWAKNYTFAQFVDQFPESLSSYDLQKFITEFVLVGVHSVPSMSNMHVHVISRDFHSPSLKHKKHYNSFNTAFFVPWDQLPLESPPDKTQAELTIKNTPLKCSYCRRDFRNKFKALKEHLDEEFHNHFNKS from the coding sequence ATGGCTTGGATGGACGCTTTGAACCGGTACCGCGAGCACCCGGAACGGTACGTTGCCCACGGCGACGGTGATGATGACCTGCCCGTGCTGTACTTCGACAGCGACGCTGTTGTCCTGAGGGACATGTTCCCCAAGGCCACGGTTCACTTACTGGTGATCCCGCGCCCTGCAGAGATCACGTTTAGACACCCTGCGGTGGCTCTGACACGGGAGGTCCAGGACACTATACAACTCGCGATCCAATGGGCAAAGAACTACACCTTTGCGCAGTTCGTGGACCAGTTCCCAGAGAGTCTCAGCTCGTACGACTTACAGAAGTTCATCACCGAGTTCGTGCTTGTAGGGGTGCACAGCGTGCCCTCCATGTCGAACATGCACGTCCACGTCATCTCAAGGGACTTCCATTCGCCGTCGTTGAAGCACAAGAAGCACTacaactccttcaacacgGCGTTCTTTGTCCCCTGGGATCAGCTACCCTTAGAGTCACCCCCAGACAAGACACAGGCGGAATTGACCATCAAGAACACACCACTGAAGTGCTCGTACTGTCGCAGAGACTTCAGGAACAAGTTTAAAGCTCTAAAGGAGCATCTCGACGAGGAGTTCCACAATCACTTCAACAAGTCATGA
- the PNT1 gene encoding Pnt1p (similar to Saccharomyces cerevisiae PNT1 (YOR266W); ancestral locus Anc_8.715), protein MFLCVAVKRCHIRRYATGPRPLSLLSRDAFLASSQNNSRFEQLSKMVLSSHIKLIPDDHKPIDGDRINSEQTLPRTTDFKSHEDLSNVPSWRRTPTLWIRVGKKLIRLYRDSVVYTFKLHRSAPRISLPKLLQQLELGDAKSEPLPSRKSFVENAVRVKEFRKIPVFILCLIVFEELTAVLMYIWPQIAIHRCLGIKGFRKISKKFARKDMDLAKHPQYKTAYTLNRHQKLELLNSLFANKTPRWKFNLWAKFQVADKLEQEICKTLQYLIIDDSLLLKEITSEKKLALTYNELVNCILERQLYETHEDLNEMVNDPKTRQVLLWRLVSYLSFRFDGVLTPVSNISGSEGKTFTTKWGVNNVALLNYPGTTPTLIQLDHLPLLTESN, encoded by the coding sequence ATGTTTCTATGTGTTGCTGTGAAACGGTGTCACATTCGCAGGTATGCCACTGGACCGCGACCCTTATCTCTACTGTCGAGGGACGCCTTTTTGGCAAGCTCTCAGAACAACTCGAGGTTTGAACAGCTTTCAAAGATGGTTCTGTCGAGCCATATAAAGCTGATACCAGATGATCACAAGCCAATTGATGGCGACCGTATCAATTCGGAACAGACACTCCCTAGAACGACGGATTTCAAGTCCCATGAAGATTTGTCGAACGTGCCCtcttggagaagaactcCCACTCTTTGGATTCGTGTTGGTAAGAAATTGATTCGGTTGTACCGTGATTCCGTGGTCTATACCTTCAAACTGCATCGTTCTGCACCAAGGATATCTCTCCCCAAGCTGCTTCAACAACTAGAACTTGGCGATGCGAAAAGTGAGCCACTTCCAAGCAGGAAGTCCTTTGTGGAAAACGCGGTTAGAGTCAAGGAATTCCGCAAGATCCCGGTATTCATCTTGTGCTTGATTGTCTTTGAGGAGCTGACCGCTGTGCTGATGTATATCTGGCCTCAAATTGCGATCCACAGATGTCTCGGAATCAAGGGTTTTCGCAAGatctccaagaagttcGCCAGGAAAGACATGGATCTTGCAAAGCACCCGCAGTATAAGACTGCTTACACTCTCAATCGACATCAGAAATTGGAGTTACTGAACTCTTTATTTGCAAATAAGACCCCGCGCTGGAAGTTCAATCTATGGGCGAAGTTTCAAGTCGCGGATAAACTGGAACAAGAAATCTGTAAAACGTTGCAGTACCTAATCATCGATGACTCTCTCCTTCTCAAAGAAATTACCTCCGAGAAGAAGCTAGCACTGACGTACAACGAACTTGTGAATTGCATCCTTGAAAGACAGCTCTACGAGACACATGAGGATCTCAATGAGATGGTAAACGATCCCAAGACAAGGCAGGTATTATTATGGCGATTAGTTAGTTACTTGTCTTTCAGGTTTGATGGGGTCCTCACCCCCGTGTCCAACATTTCTGGTTCAGAAGGCAAAACGTTCACGACTAAATGGGGGGTTAACAATGTCGCGCTGCTGAACTACCCGGGGACAACACCAACACTGATCCAATTGGATCACTTGCCTCTGCTAACAGAAAGTAATTAA
- the GCD1 gene encoding translation initiation factor eIF2B subunit gamma (similar to Saccharomyces cerevisiae GCD1 (YOR260W); ancestral locus Anc_8.709), protein MQLQAFIFCGEGERLEPFSVLRGGDAAAAGSSAGDGVDSQQVRLPKALLPIANRPMLEYVIDWCDQGDFSEINVVAPAGELIETIQQRLAEFLKLRQQQFGMIKQGLSLNIHSHYSQEWKQINFIPSEYASLGECLQHDLLPRIVSDFVLLPCDFITDVPPQIMVNQFQNRDDENLAMAVYYKNATDPPPFDKKQVPPTDYTLYSTNEDSNKQPVLLDVYTSNNVHRTKYLQVRSHLLWKYPNTTVSKRLLNASIYFCSVELCTLLMKQGKQRRESNNAHHSEAESVHTEDDDEGEDNNNRNEPGSNNSTAIYPSYFKHNKNTMVPDPISMKSSLEKLFRDLARRSWKHVTPARETVGVFVLSQPDLTTFVRANNLSTYMDANRFILKIKSMTRNLMTSSSAIGADALVDPSCRLGEKTSIKLSALRNAVQVGNKCRISGSVLSEGAVVEDECILDNVILGPYARVGKKSKLTNCYVEGGFIVEEKSMYKGETLVVYGGEDTEDYESTFVGSDTESAHLSSDAIYSSGDSSQGDSDGNEVMAYDEEDEFEDDGLFER, encoded by the coding sequence ATGCAATTGCAGGCATTTATATTCTGCGGTGAAGGTGAGAGGCTGGAGCCGTTTAGTGTGCTGCGCGGCGGGGATGCTGCCGCGGCCGGGTCCAGTGCTGGGGACGGTGTAGATTCGCAGCAGGTGCGGTTGCCCAAGGCTCTGCTTCCTATTGCGAACAGGCCAATGCTTGAGTATGTGATTGACTGGTGTGACCAGGGTGATTTTAGCGAGATCAATGTGGTGGCCCCCGCTGGGGAGCTCATTGAGACAATTCAGCAGCGGCTGGCCGAGTTTTTGAAGCTGCGGCAACAACAGTTTGGGATGATCAAGCAGGGGCTATCGTTGAACATCCACAGCCACTACTCGCAGGAGTGGAAACAGATCAATTTCATTCCATCGGAGTATGCGTCCCTTGGGGAGTGTCTACAGCACGATCTGTTGCCGCGGATTGTTTCCGACTTCGTGCTCTTGCCCTGTGATTTTATCACGGATGTGCCGCCACAGATTATGGTCAACCAGTTCCAGAACAGGGACGACGAGAACCTCGCCATGGCCGTATACTACAAGAACGCAACAGACCCGCCTCCATTCGATAAGAAGCAAGTACCACCGACAGATTATACCTTGTACAGCACCAACGAGGACTCGAACAAACAGCCCGTGCTTCTTGATGTGTACACGAGTAACAACGTCCATAGGACCAAATACTTGCAAGTTCGCTCGCATCTTTTGTGGAAATACCCAAACACTACGGTCTCGAAGAGATTACTCAACGCGTCGATCTACTTCTGCTCCGTGGAATTGTGTACTCTGCTGATGAAGCAGGGGAAGCAAAGAAGGGAGAGTAACAACGCACACCACAGCGAGGCGGAGAGTGTTCACACggaggacgatgacgagggcgaggacaacaacaatagGAATGAACCGGGGAGTAACAACAGCACTGCGATCTACCCTTCGTACTTCAAGCATAACAAAAACACCATGGTCCCAGACCCAATCTCGATGAAATCCTCcttggagaaactgttcaggGACTTGGCGCGGAGATCCTGGAAACATGTGACACCGGCAAGGGAAACCGTCGGTGTGTTCGTCCTCTCGCAACCAGACCTGACCACTTTCGTCCGTGCGAACAACTTGTCCACATACATGGACGCGAACAGATTCATCCTCAAGATCAAGTCGATGACAAGAAACCTGATGACTTCATCTTCTGCGATCGGCGCGGACGCGCTCGTGGACCCAAGCTGTCGCCTGGGGGAGAAGACCTCGATCAAACTGTCCGCGCTGCGCAACGCAGTACAAGTCGGGAACAAGTGCCGTATCTCAGGATCTGTCCTCTCTGAGGGCGCCGTCGTCGAGGACGAGTGTATCCTGGATAACGTGATCCTGGGACCGTATGCCCGCGTGGGCAAGAAGTCCAAACTGACCAACTGCTACGTCGAGGGCGGTTTCATCGTCGAGGAAAAGAGCATGTACAAGGGGGAGACTCTGGTTGTATACGGCGGGGAGGACACAGAGGATTACGAGAGCACATTCGTGGGCTCGGACACGGAGAGTGCGCACCTGAGCAGCGACGCTATCTACAGCAGTGGCGACTCATCCCAGGGCGACTCGGACGGGAACGAAGTCATGGCTtacgacgaggaggacgagttcGAGGACGACGGTCTCTTCGAAAGGTGA
- the RPT4 gene encoding proteasome regulatory particle base subunit RPT4 (similar to Saccharomyces cerevisiae RPT4 (YOR259C); ancestral locus Anc_8.708), which produces MSEEQDPLLNALGGDDQGEPAAGRESEQRGQDAASAGGAAADLEAAAAAAPPPDPVQEARNKALSQLKKKLMEHRRYDDQLKSRRQNIRDLEKDYNKTETDIKALQSIGQLIGEVMKELSTEKYIVKASSGPRYIVGVRNSVDRTKLKKGVRVTLDITTLTIMRILPRETDPLVYNMTSFEQGEITFDGIGGLTEQIRELREVIELPLKNPEIFQRIGIKPPKGVLLYGPPGTGKTLLAKAVAATIGANFIFSPASGIVDKYIGESARIIREMFAYAKEHEPCIIFMDEIDAIGGRRFSEGTSADREIQRTLMELLSQMDGFDNLGQTKIIMATNRPDTLDPALLRPGRLDRKIEINLPNEAGRLEIFKIHTANVKKHGEFDFDAAVKMSDGFNGADIRNCVTEAGFFAIRDDRDHIIPEDMMKAVRKVSETKKLEGTIEYQKL; this is translated from the coding sequence ATGAGCGAGGAACAGGACCCACTACTGAATGCGTTGGGCGGGGACGATCAGGGAGAGCCCGCTGCGGGCCGTGAGAGCGAGCAGCGGGGGCAGGATGCTGCGAGTGCTGGTGGAGCGGCGGCCGACCTTGAggctgccgctgccgctgcgCCGCCGCCAGACCCTGTGCAGGAGGCGAGGAACAAAGCGCTGAgccaattgaagaagaagctgaTGGAGCACAGGAGGTACGACGACCAGTTGAAGAGCCGTCGCCAGAATATCCGCGATCTGGAGAAGGACTACAACAAGACGGAGACGGATATCAAGGCGCTGCAGAGCATTGGGCAGCTGATAGGGGAGGTCATGAAGGAGCTGTCCACGGAGAAGTACATCGTGAAGGCGAGTTCCGGCCCCAGGTACATTGTCGGGGTGAGGAACTCCGTCGACAGgacgaagttgaagaaaggtgTCAGAGTGACGCTGGATATCACGACTTTGACGATCATGCGGATTCTTCCAAGGGAGACGGACCCGCTCGTGTACAACATGACCTCGTTTGAACAGGGGGAGATAACCTTTGACGGGATCGGTGGGTTGACTGAGCAAATCCGCGAGTTGAGAGAGGTCATTGAGCTGCCGTTGAAGAACCCGGAgattttccaaagaattGGGATCAAACCGCCCAAGGGTGTGCTTTTGTACGGTCCCCCCGGTACAGGTAAAACGCTTCTTGCGAAGGCCGTTGCCGCGACCATTGGGGCcaatttcattttctcGCCAGCGTCTGGAATCGTTGACAAGTACATCGGTGAATCCGCTAGAATCATCAGAGAGATGTTTGCGTACGCTAAGGAGCACGAACCTTGTATCATCTTCATGGACGAGATCGACGCCATCGGTGGGAGAAGATTTAGCGAGGGTACCTCTGCGGATCGTGAAATCCAAAGAACTCTGATGGAGTTGCTATCGCAGATGGATGGGTTCGACAACTTGGGCCAAACAAAGATCATCATGGCTACGAACAGACCGGACACTCTTGACCCTGCACTGCTGAGACCTGGGAGACTGGACAGGAAGATCGAGATCAACTTGCCCAACGAGGCCGGCAGGTTGgagatcttcaagattCACACGGCCAACGTCAAGAAACACGGTGAGTTCGACTTTGACGCCGCGGTTAAGATGAGCGACGGGTTCAACGGTGCCGATATCAGGAACTGTGTTACTGAAGCTGGGTTCTTCGCCATCAGAGACGACAGAGACCATATAATCCCAGAGGACATGATGAAGGCTGTCCGGAAGGTCTCCGAGAcgaagaaactggaaggTACAATCGAGTACCAGAAGTTATGA
- the CDC31 gene encoding centrin (similar to Saccharomyces cerevisiae CDC31 (YOR257W); ancestral locus Anc_8.705) — MSHSRPQETRVGSGVSGNDTLLAEQKQEIYEAFNLFDMNNDGFLDYHELKVALRALGFTMDTQAVLKLIEKYSARDDRLISYEDFFVVAGGMIVERDPMDEIKRAFRLFDEDGTGKISLKNLRKVAQELGENLSDHDLRAMIDEFDMDGDGEINEEEFIAICTDN, encoded by the coding sequence ATGAGCCACAGCAGACCGCAGGAGACACGTGTTGGGAGCGGTGTGTCCGGGAATGACACGCTTCTCGCGGAGCAGAAGCAGGAGATTTACGAGGCGTTCAACCTGTTCGACATGAACAACGATGGGTTCCTGGATTACCACGAGTTGAAGGTGGCGCTGCGGGCGCTCGGGTTCACGATGGATACACAGGCGGTACTGAAGCTGATAGAGAAGTACTCTGCGCGAGATGACCGTCTCATCTCGTACGAGGACTTCTTCGTGGTCGCTGGTGGGATGATCGTCGAGCGGGACCCGATGGACGAGATCAAGAGGGCTTTCAGACTGTTCGACGAGGACGGTACGGGGAAGATCTCGCTGAAGAACCTGCGGAAGGTCGCGCAGGAGCTGGGAGAGAACCTGTCGGACCACGACCTGCGCGCAATGAtcgacgagttcgacaTGGACGGCGACGGGgagatcaacgaggaggagttTATAGCTATTTGCACCGACAACTGA
- the GPN2 gene encoding GTPase GPN2 (similar to Saccharomyces cerevisiae YOR262W; ancestral locus Anc_8.712): MPFAQIVIGPPGSGKSTYCHGCSQFFNAIGRHSQIVNMDPANDRLPYPCAVDIRDFITLEEIMQEQSLGPNGGLMYALESLDQSIDLFILQIKNLVMEERAYLVFDCPGQVELFTHHSALFHIYKRLEKELDLRFCVVNLIDCYYITSPSQYISILLLALRSMLMMDLPQVNVFSKIDMLKSYGPLPFKLDYYTDVQDLDYLLPHVEAEGTSVLGKNYSKLTATISEMVSDFNLVSFEVLAVDDKESMINLQSVVDKANGYIFGASEVGGDTVWAEATREGALREHYDIQERWIENKETYDKQEPERRQQLLKEKELQEKEVNVDEEDDEWESALKEWEEKQGADYVR, from the coding sequence ATGCCGTTTGCCCAGATTGTCATTGGACCTCCAGGTTCAGGGAAGTCGACGTACTGCCACGGTTGCTCGCAGTTTTTCAATGCGATCGGGAGGCACTCACAGATTGTAAATATGGACCCTGCAAACGACAGACTGCCCTATCCCTGTGCTGTGGACATCCGTGATTTTATCACTCTCGAGGAGATCATGCAGGAACAGTCGCTGGGCCCGAACGGTGGGCTCATGTACGCGTTGGAGTCCCTGGACCAGTCCATCGACCTGTTCATCTTGCAGATCAAAAACCTCGTCATGGAGGAGAGGGCGTACCTGGTGTTCGACTGCCCAGGGCAAGTCGAGCTGTTCACACACCACTCTGCGCTGTTCCACATATACAAGCGGCTGGAGAAGGAATTGGACCTACGATTCTGCGTCGTGAACTTGATAGACTGCTACTACATCACGTCCCCGTCACAGTATATCTCGATCCTCTTGCTGGCGCTACGGTCCATGCTGATGATGGATCTGCCTCAAGTAAACGTGTTTTCGAAGATCGATATGCTCAAGTCGTATGGCCCGCTGCCCTTCAAGCTGGACTACTACACAGATGTACAGGACTTGGATTATTTATTACCGCACGTCGAGGCAGAGGGGACAAGCGTGCTCGGGAAAAACTACAGTAAACTGACAGCGACAATCAGCGAGATGGTCTCTGATTTTAACCTTGTGTCTTTCGAAGTGCTCGCGGTCGATGACAAGGAGAGCATGATAAATTTGCAAAGTGTCGTTGATAAAGCGAACGGCTATATATTTGGGGCCTCAGAGGTGGGCGGTGACACTGTGTGGGCAGAGGCCACCAGGGAGGGTGCCCTGAGAGAGCACTACGACATTCAAGAACGGTGGAtcgaaaacaaagaaacgtACGACAAACAGGAGCCGGAGCGCAGGCAGCAGCTGCTCAAGGAAAAGGAACTGCAGGAAAAAGAGGTAAACgtcgatgaggaggacgacgagTGGGAATCCGCACTCAAAGAATGGGAGGAGAAGCAGGGCGCCGACTACGTGCGCTGA
- the DSE3 gene encoding Dse3p (similar to Saccharomyces cerevisiae DSE3 (YOR264W); ancestral locus Anc_8.713) produces MPRKFIGERIDPLVDAVRPASLTLTAEDIDRLPVFQDNYEDTGLKGNKEGKRLSRKFGGTLRLKQRLESVPEIFLHDFKRRSQEQRHSVLSTIDEKTRDPSRPMHAAKSNGVAAHPHNKIQSKRVLQRRLPPKQQLRSVSSQPTSQVFGGSNVRVLQGSNKPKITVTAVQDTEENEAKFMTNVGKCDSEILLDEIISYYGEPSQTKGNSSSVLNAELERVLDHVTKMENRRAMENDSEAKQSSNDKLLAPGNSPNSQRYSWSSSGDDFSDVASKFSATSSVYSEREETGEGKNTLYPISSCSVNDLEIKDLIPEKNPRTEHSVELVKLRKIVVKAPIAHMNYPESDIEEVAEEDEFNDSLARATPVSMYKLPTAITDSTETIRVLQQKIDNITLSEGSTLSSMFTTL; encoded by the coding sequence ATGCCTAGGAAATTTATAGGAGAGCGGATTGATCCCCTGGTGGATGCAGTACGACCAGCGTCGCTGACCCTCACCGCAGAAGATATTGACCGATTACCTGTCTTCCAAGACAATTATGAGGACACGGGTCTAAAGGGTAACAAAGAGGGGAAAAGGCTGTCGCGGAAATTTGGCGGGACGCTTCGGTTGAAGCAGAGATTGGAGTCTGTCCCAGAAATATTCCTCCACGATTTTAAGAGGAGAAGCCAGGAGCAGCGGCATTCGGTGCTCTCGACAATAGATGAAAAGACACGAGATCCGAGTCGGCCGATGCACGCAGCAAAATCTAACGGTGTAGCGGCCCATCCTCACAACAAGATACAGAGCAAGAGAGTGCTACAGAGAAGGCTGCCACCGAAGCAGCAATTACGTTCTGTATCGTCACAGCCAACGTCTCAGGTATTTGGTGGGTCCAATGTTCGAGTACTACAGGGATCGAATAAACCGAAGATAACAGTAACCGCGGTTCAGGATACTGAGGAAAATGAGGCAAAGTTCATGACTAATGTTGGGAAATGTGACAGTGAAATTCTGCTAGATGAAATCATATCCTACTATGGGGAACCCTCACAAACCAAGGGGAACTCGTCCTCGGTCCTGAACGCAGAACTGGAAAGAGTACTAGACCATGTCACAAAGATGGAAAACAGGAGGGCAATGGAAAATGATAGTGAGGCAAAACAATCCTCCAACGACAAACTGCTGGCACCGGGGAACAGTCCTAATAGTCAAAGGTACTCGTGGAGTTCATCTGGTGATGACTTCTCAGATGTTGCTAGCAAATTCTCGGCCACATCATCAGTGTATTCAGAAAGGGAGGAGACTGGCGAGGGGAAAAATACACTGTACCCCATTAGTTCCTGTTCTGTCAACGATTTAGAGATCAAGGACCTGATACCAGAAAAGAACCCCAGAACTGAGCATTCGGTAGAATTGGTCAAGCTGAGAAAAATCGTAGTTAAGGCACCAATTGCACATATGAACTATCCAGAGAGCGATATCGAAgaagttgctgaagaagacgaaTTTAACGACTCGTTGGCAAGAGCAACCCCAGTTTCAATGTACAAATTGCCCACTGCAATCACAGATTCCACGGAAACAATCCGTGTCTTGCAGCAAAAGATCGACAATATCACACTTTCCGAGGGGTCCACCTTAAGCAGCATGTTCACCACCCTGTGA